The DNA segment CATTCTCAAACACTTACGGTGACAATGTGGTATTCTGTTCCATGCAGGCTACCTGATGAAATTACAAGTGGAGTCtgaataataattttttattataaagcACTAATCATGCTAATGATATCATAAAtatttcttcaaaatcttgatAAAAATCTCAAAAGGCACTTCATATTACCACAACACATTTCATTTGTCCTAAAGTGTGCCATATTTaccaaattagtttaaattaaaCGGCAAATCAAACagtaaccaaaaaataaaaattgaaggaaGGATAGCAACAATCTAATTTTGATAAAACTTAGTCTAACTAATACTATACAAATTCTTGCATGAATTGTAGCATAGGTTTCAAATCTTTGTAATTAGTGGTTTTTATTGCAATAACTAGTGAAAATAATACCAATTTGGAGAGTTTCTAGGGATTGAAaaacctttattttttttgtctttccttTGTGGTAAAATCTAATAAATGAATAGTAAAGTTTTCAAGTATTTCTTTTAGTGTTGACGTTCATAAATGATTTTGTAGAACAACTCAACTAATTCATAGTAAAATCTATTTCATTTAAaagttaatttattttattttcacataGACAAAATATTAGATGATGAACTTAATTTACCCATAATATGTATTGCTTATATTTAATGCTGTTACGAacttattttgttgaaaagaGATGTTGCATGGGCAAAATATGTGCTGTTCCTAAAATCCAACTTGGCTAAGTTCCTTGTTCAACCAACCAACTAATCTAGGAGTAGAAGTAGGTATAAAATAAATTGACCATCAAAAGAGTTTTAAAATTCTACTTAGGTGACGGTCAAGAGATCAAATCCCTTGACCTGCATTCTAAATGTCTAGATTTTCCTAAAAATTTCGCCAGTGTTTTCCTTTGACTTCTTTAAGTCGCTTCCCCTAATATAGGAGTaggtataaaaataaaaaaaaaaattcgccAGTGGATCCCCCTTTGACCTCCCTAGGACCGTGTACGTAAAAAATAGAGGTCCCTTGTTCAACCGGGGACAGTACTGCAAAGTCATAAATATGTGATTGCTAGCAACAAGTTTCTTCTATAAAAGCTTGCATGATCGCACTCTTTAGTTTTTACAGACCATCAACAACAATTACCTACACCCCATCTTAGACTGTGTGATAAGAATAAACTAGCTTACATAGCCTAATAACCTTTTCATATTGTCTTAAGTGATGAATTGCACATCCGGTCTTCGTGTTGATTCAAGCTTGAGATTTACCTCAATGTCATGCATCCCATATTTCTCAGGATTCATGGCTCTGGTTTTGTTGTTCTTTACAATGGGCAAATGGATAATGATTTGTCTAAAGAACAACAAACCTCGATTCCCTCTCCCTCCTGGCCCAAAACCCTTGCCTTTCTTTGGTTGCATTTTCCAAATGCTGAGAAACAGACCAACACATCGATGGATATACAAAGTCATGGATGATATGAATACCGAAATCGCTTGTTTCGGCATTTTCGGTGTTCACATCATTCCTGTCACTTCTCCTGAACTCGCTCGCGAGTTCTTCAAGAAACACGACTCGATTTTCTCCAACAGACCTGTTTGCATGTCTGCAGAACTTAGTAGTGAAGGATTCTTGACGACAGGCCTTTCTCCTTTGGGCGATCAatacaagaaaatgaagagaattATCGTTTCCAGTGTGCTGTCACCTGCTAAACACCAATGGCTTCATAGCAAGCGAGCAGAGGAAGCAGATCATTTGGTTAACTATGTTTACAATCAGTGTAAGGACGACACCACTTCTGGGCTAGTGGACATAAGATTGGCTACGCGACACTACTTGGGAAATGTGATTAGAAAGATGATTTTCAACAAGAGATTCTTCGGGAAAGGAATGGAAGATGGAGGACCAGGTGCTGAAGAAGTTGAACATGTTAATGCACTCTTCAAACTCCTTGCTTATATGTATGCATTTAGCTTATCCGATTACATGCCCTGGATGAAGATTTTTGATTTTGATGGCCACAGAAAGGTTCTTACTATGGCCATTGCATGTGTTCGAAGGCACCAAGATCCTGAAATTGAGAAAAGGATTAAAACGTGGGAGAGTGGCCTGAAAAATGAGGAAGAAGACCTTCTGGATATCCTAATCAGGCTCAAAGATAACAAAGGCGGACCGCTCTTAACAACTGAGGAGATCAGAGCACAAATTACTGTAAGGAATCCTCTATCCTGATGCTTGGTTGCATAAACAATTTCTTAAAAAATGGGATAAattatagggataattttagaaacctccttTGAGGTCTCTAACAATTTCAGAAAGCTCCCCttagttttaaaaaattacactcaCCTCCCTTACTTTCACTATTTATGCTTCAAAAAAGGCCTAGTAGGCTACCAATTCCTTCAAATATCCTAAACTACCTTTTTTGtcaaaaagataaaaaggaaaaataaaaagagttTTGTTGATTGCCTTTATTTCAACACCAAAACCAACAAACTCTTTCtgccaaaaataaaagtttggaAGAAAATTCAACTATGATGATTGCCTTCTTCCAAGCAACACCACCACAAAAGCCAAGCAAACACTCCaatttaaatcaaaataaattccaATAATTCTAACACTCAAAACACTACAACCTAATTTTTGTCCAGTAGCTTCAACTCCTACATTTATTACAcaagtcaattaaatccgttaCTTGGTGTTAAACTGGATAAAACTCAACCTCAAATTTTACCCAAAACTAACACTTCATCAACAATTAATAGCGCAGCTCTTTTGTCTTCCTCTCTTTGCAGCctcctttattttattttcaaccACCCATTTCTAAAGCCCATCCATCCCCtaaattcttgacttttgacaTCAGTAAATTTTATCACCCATAATCAACCGAcattgaataaaataaatagacGCAGAAAAATTAAACCCATTACACTTTGAATTAAAAGGATAAAAAGGATGAATCTAATCATATTTGCAAAAAAGAGATGAGAATagagataaaaagaagaagaagaaaggaaggagGGAGATAAATACGGGCAAGGGATGATAGATAGAATTTAATCTTGAATtggagaaagaagaaagagagaataAGTCAATTTATGGTTTTTCTTGAAATAATTgattttgggggggggggggaattcTATTTGAAAACCGAACAGTTAAAAATAGTACTTAACAATTTGGAGATTCTACTAGGAGTTATCAGGGATCAAACGTGGATAGACTGACAGAAGAATAAAAGCTGGTACAAAATGAATCGTAGGGAGTATAGTCCAAAACGCCCCACATCGTTGGTTAGTAGCTAGAACTTAAGATAAAATGACGCACAAAAGGTGACGTAAAAACATGTCCTCATCAAATGATGTGTAGAAGATGATGTAAGATGAAATCATCTTGTTCACTCATGTTTTAATGACGTGGTTTATGTGTGTTCAAGCAATTTGTTGATTAACTAAAATCAGGAAGGATGGAATCTCGACGTAAAACCATGTCCACATCAAATGATGTACAGAAGATGATGTAAGATGACATCATCTTGTTCACTCACGTTTTAATGATGTGGTTTATGCGTGCTCAAGCAATTTGTTGATTAACTGAAATAAAAAAGGATAGAATCTCAATGAGCCTTAGTCACCACCAAAATGCAACTTGCAATATGATGTTGTAGTAGAGAATCGGCTATTGAATTTGGAAAATAAGGATTATTTGTTTCACTTTTAACTTTACTGTGATACTCCACAGGAACTAATGTTTGCAACAGTCGATAATCCATCAAATGCTGTGGAATGGGCATTAGCAGAGATGCTAAATCAACCTGAAATGCTTCAAAAAGCCACAGAAGAGATAGACGCCGTGGTTGGAAAGGATAGACTTGTTCAAGAATCTGACCTTGCGAGGCTGAAATATGTGAAGGCCTGCGCAAAAGAGGCCTTTCGGCTCCATCCATATGCACCCTTTAATGTTCCTCATGTATCTACTCAAGACACAGTTGTTGGTGGCTACTTCATCCCGAAAGGTAGCCATGTTATCTTGTGCCGTCCAGGACTTGGCCGTAATCCTCGAATTTGGGGGGATTCGCTAAAGTTCAAGCCTGAGCGCCACATGAATGACATGGATGATGCTAGAATGGATCTGAACGATCCAGAATTAAACATGTTTTCCTTCAGCACTGGAAGACGTGGATGTCCGGGAGTCCTTCTGGGTTCCACACTCACTGTAATGTTGCTGGCCAGACTTCTTCAATGCTTTAACTGGAAGATTCCATTAGGTCTTTCGCAAATTGATTTAGCAGAGGGAATGGATGCTGGCTTTCTTGCCAAACCTCTCTTTGCAGTTGCTGAACCACGATTCCCACAGTTCAACTAGGATGTTACATTCTCAACGATTTAACTTTTTCTGTATCATCTTCATGTCTACCCTCTCCTACTATTATTAATGtcatgttttcacttttgtgATGTACCAAAATAACAATCATATTTAAATCAACAaatgttttctatttttgctATTTAAATAAGTAACATTTACCGTTCCTAATGCACATCTACTAAGTCAATAATTTGaatttagggtgcgtttggttCTACAgaattgaaattgaattagaattgaaattctatagaattggaattttgtgaattggaATTCCAAATCATTGCAATTCTTTCGTTTGGAAAATGCATAGAAAATGTCACAGGCGGTGTGATTTTAAAAGTTAAAGATCACTTTCAACCACTAATTTTCGGAACCTATCGTTATTCtatatttctaaattttaggCATTTCCAACCCCACGATTTTAGACACTTTTACGAATATTTAGAATTCCAAATAATAGAACTAATGATTGAGGAAGTTTTATATGTATTTGTAACATTCAACATAGACAAAATTCTATGTTAAAAATAAGGCATCAAAATCCGAGTAGGGCATTAgtaatttctcttttttttagtataagtgAGAGGTCTCGAATTCAGAAATTCTCATTTACATTCTCTTCATGTACCATCCAACTCATCCCTCTCCCAAGACATTAGCAAGGTCAAATGTGCAAAAAAGAACAAATGCTAAACTTTTGTTTAATCTGctaaaaaattcaattaatTGAACACCTGCAGAACATGAGCAGTGAAGATATGCCATACAACGGATATAAAAGAGAATATGCTTCACTAATACATCCAAATCCCATTCATGAACCAAGAGAAGCACTCGCATGTGGTTCATTGAGCCAAGTATGGGTGCTGTAAAGTACTCGTAAGGGGTTTGGTCAAAAGCGGGGCTCGAACTCGGTTTGACCGAATTCAAGCTATTCGTTATGTGTAACGGGTCGAGTTCGAGTATCAGAAGTAAATACTTGAGTAATagaatatttatattatttatttattatatattttaattatgaaatgactattatgggtttgtattttaataaatttacatgaCTATGTTTAGTAAAAAAATGTGATGGATGGCAAAACTGTAATCTGATAaatctaaaatataaaaattaaaaacaagaaaagaaaaattcaa comes from the Coffea eugenioides isolate CCC68of unplaced genomic scaffold, Ceug_1.0 ScVebR1_1001;HRSCAF=1779, whole genome shotgun sequence genome and includes:
- the LOC113754738 gene encoding isoleucine N-monooxygenase 2-like yields the protein MNCTSGLRVDSSLRFTSMSCIPYFSGFMALVLLFFTMGKWIMICLKNNKPRFPLPPGPKPLPFFGCIFQMLRNRPTHRWIYKVMDDMNTEIACFGIFGVHIIPVTSPELAREFFKKHDSIFSNRPVCMSAELSSEGFLTTGLSPLGDQYKKMKRIIVSSVLSPAKHQWLHSKRAEEADHLVNYVYNQCKDDTTSGLVDIRLATRHYLGNVIRKMIFNKRFFGKGMEDGGPGAEEVEHVNALFKLLAYMYAFSLSDYMPWMKIFDFDGHRKVLTMAIACVRRHQDPEIEKRIKTWESGLKNEEEDLLDILIRLKDNKGGPLLTTEEIRAQITELMFATVDNPSNAVEWALAEMLNQPEMLQKATEEIDAVVGKDRLVQESDLARLKYVKACAKEAFRLHPYAPFNVPHVSTQDTVVGGYFIPKGSHVILCRPGLGRNPRIWGDSLKFKPERHMNDMDDARMDLNDPELNMFSFSTGRRGCPGVLLGSTLTVMLLARLLQCFNWKIPLGLSQIDLAEGMDAGFLAKPLFAVAEPRFPQFN